In one Palaemon carinicauda isolate YSFRI2023 chromosome 25, ASM3689809v2, whole genome shotgun sequence genomic region, the following are encoded:
- the LOC137618609 gene encoding tigger transposable element-derived protein 1-like — protein MVMLSLEIKQEIIEKHGRGVRVSDLSKQYGRNISAISTIIKQKETIKAVKPSKGITIISKRCSPTLEEMECLLLIWRKDKEIAGDTITEMIICEKASAIYCYMKSTGSGGDAGENSTDSTTGEFKASCGWFEKFRNRSGIHSVVRHGEASSSDIKAADEFVK, from the coding sequence atGGTAATGCTTTCCttagaaataaaacaagaaatcatagaaaaacatgggcgcggtgtgcgtgtgagtgatctgtctaaacaatatggccggaacatATCTGCAATCTCAACGATCATTAAGCAAAAGGAAACCATCAAAGCGGTCAAACCAtccaaggggatcaccatcatctcTAAACGttgcagccctaccctggaagagatggaatgccttttgctTATATGGAgaaaggacaaggagattgctggcgatacgatcactgaaatgaTCATATGCGAGAAGGCCAGCGCCATCTATTGCTACATGAAGTCGacgggctctgggggtgatgcggGGGAGAATTCAACTGATTCTACAACAGGGGAATTCAAGGCATCctgcggttggttcgagaaattcaggAATCGGagcgggattcattcagttgtacgGCATGGGGAAGCCTCAAGTTCAGACATCAAGGCTGCCGACGAATTTGTCAAGTAA